From the genome of Rhodospirillaceae bacterium, one region includes:
- a CDS encoding transcriptional regulator, with protein sequence MSNHDKERKLKAAKRLRREAGAYLRKLRHAEQLTQLELAHLLGYDYVTFISQLECGGAQIPPDRIKDYAEALKTNPKTFAKTLLRYYEPQLFNLIFGKASE encoded by the coding sequence ATGTCTAACCATGACAAGGAGAGGAAGCTAAAAGCCGCAAAGCGTTTAAGGAGAGAAGCTGGAGCGTATCTGAGAAAGTTAAGACATGCAGAACAGCTAACCCAGTTAGAACTCGCTCACCTCCTTGGTTATGACTATGTGACGTTCATTTCACAACTAGAGTGTGGTGGCGCACAGATTCCACCTGATCGCATCAAGGACTACGCAGAGGCTCTTAAGACTAACCCTAAGACCTTCGCAAAGACCTTATTGCGCTATTACGAACCTCAGCTTTTCAACCTAATATTCGGAAAAGCCAGTGAATGA